In Bifidobacterium actinocoloniiforme DSM 22766, a genomic segment contains:
- a CDS encoding alpha/beta hydrolase, whose protein sequence is MNAIIFHGSTPYASADRYWYWWLAGELGERGMDAVVADLPMMDREPLGDTLFAARTMDLRIDAGTILIGHSAGTNRIFSILEQADVQVRATYLLAGYCTPKPNRCLTLKDSYDWRRIKDHAGEVYLFNSFDDPFDCDEHQGQLLFDHLGGTLILRSDGHFFQPTQPLLLKQLEQPDQPSAAAQETQG, encoded by the coding sequence GTGAATGCCATAATCTTCCACGGATCGACGCCGTATGCCTCCGCCGATAGGTACTGGTATTGGTGGCTGGCTGGTGAGCTGGGGGAGCGTGGAATGGATGCGGTCGTTGCGGATTTGCCAATGATGGACAGGGAGCCTTTGGGGGATACGTTGTTCGCTGCTCGTACCATGGACTTGCGGATCGACGCCGGCACCATTCTGATCGGGCATTCGGCGGGCACCAATCGTATCTTCTCCATACTGGAACAGGCGGATGTGCAAGTACGCGCCACCTATCTGCTCGCTGGGTACTGCACGCCTAAACCAAACCGATGCCTGACCTTGAAGGACTCTTACGACTGGAGGAGGATCAAGGACCATGCCGGCGAGGTCTACCTCTTCAACTCGTTTGATGACCCATTCGACTGTGACGAGCATCAAGGCCAACTGTTGTTCGACCACCTTGGCGGCACCTTGATCCTCCGCTCCGACGGCCACTTCTTCCAACCGACCCAACCCCTCCTGCTCAAGCAGCTGGAGCAGCCCGACCAGCCCTCTGCCGCAGCGCAGGAAACCCAGGGGTGA
- a CDS encoding threonine aldolase family protein, whose amino-acid sequence MLNFVNDYSEGACPEVLQRLVETNREQLPGYGKDRYTGSAEEKIARACGRPDAQVFFISGGTQTNQIVISTMLKQYEGVVAASTGHVNVHEAGAIEASDHKVLTIPQVDGKLPAPSLREYLETFWADANHEQMVFPGMVYISWPTEYGTLYSKAELTELSDVCHEYRIPLYIDGARMGYGLVAPGADVTLEDIADLADVFYIGGTKVGALCGEAVVFPQANAPEYFQTMMKRRGGLLAKGRLLGVQFDALFTDGLYTRISHQAIDTAEIIRQALRSKGYELYNASPTNQTFVVLENSKMEELRHQVNFDFWERRDANHTVIRFATSWATKTEDAQALAALL is encoded by the coding sequence ATGCTGAACTTTGTCAACGATTATTCTGAAGGGGCCTGCCCTGAGGTGCTGCAGCGCCTGGTGGAGACCAACAGGGAGCAGCTGCCTGGCTACGGCAAGGACCGGTACACGGGCTCGGCCGAGGAGAAAATCGCACGGGCCTGCGGCAGGCCGGACGCCCAGGTCTTCTTCATCTCCGGCGGCACGCAGACCAACCAGATCGTCATCTCGACCATGCTCAAGCAGTACGAGGGCGTGGTGGCGGCCTCCACCGGCCATGTGAACGTGCACGAGGCCGGCGCGATCGAGGCCAGCGACCACAAGGTCCTCACCATCCCCCAGGTGGACGGCAAGCTGCCGGCCCCGTCCCTGCGTGAGTACCTGGAGACTTTCTGGGCGGACGCCAACCACGAGCAGATGGTCTTCCCCGGCATGGTCTACATCTCCTGGCCCACCGAATACGGCACGCTGTACTCCAAGGCGGAGCTGACCGAATTGAGCGACGTCTGCCACGAGTACCGCATCCCCCTCTACATCGACGGCGCCCGGATGGGCTATGGTCTGGTGGCGCCCGGAGCGGACGTGACGCTGGAGGACATCGCCGACCTGGCCGACGTCTTCTACATCGGCGGCACCAAGGTTGGGGCCCTGTGCGGCGAGGCGGTGGTCTTCCCCCAGGCCAACGCGCCCGAGTACTTCCAAACCATGATGAAGCGCCGGGGAGGGCTGCTGGCCAAGGGCCGCCTGCTGGGCGTCCAGTTCGACGCCCTCTTCACCGACGGCCTCTACACCCGCATCTCCCACCAGGCCATCGACACGGCCGAGATCATCCGCCAGGCTTTGCGCAGCAAGGGTTACGAGCTCTATAACGCCTCCCCCACCAACCAGACGTTCGTGGTCTTGGAAAACTCCAAGATGGAGGAGCTCAGGCACCAGGTCAATTTCGACTTCTGGGAGCGCCGTGACGCCAACCACACGGTCATACGCTTCGCCACCTCCTGGGCCACCAAGACCGAAGACGCCCAAGCCCTGGCCGCTCTCCTGTAA
- a CDS encoding sensor histidine kinase, whose protein sequence is MIEAMLLAFAGVIIVALAVALGLLVGDLRRIVRDLEYINGAATNATVTANTGFGLTRRLVGAVNANLAQTRRLHDQRFNQELRIRRMLTNLTHDIKTPLTVARGYVQLLGERSVGASAGAGGNAGPGPGMAAVADVCHKASSSLDSVDYYLHYLMDFNLIQEKSEGLSLSRVDLSSLVQEDLFAAFDHLTGRGVVVEPDIEPGLRLTSDETLLHRIMQNLIGNWLKYAVRTASVSLRRQGDGCILLRMTNESEQPYVGANQLLKRFGTAEAGRLREDSSGLGLSIVRDLAATVGGRMEVETQPGVFSVSIRLPDQLHPSVTASEASD, encoded by the coding sequence GTGATTGAGGCTATGCTGCTGGCGTTCGCTGGGGTCATCATCGTCGCCCTGGCGGTCGCTCTGGGGCTGCTCGTCGGCGACCTGCGCAGGATTGTGCGGGATTTGGAGTACATCAATGGCGCCGCGACCAACGCCACAGTCACCGCCAACACGGGGTTTGGGCTGACCCGGCGGCTGGTGGGGGCGGTGAACGCGAACCTGGCCCAGACCCGCAGGCTGCACGACCAGCGTTTCAACCAGGAGTTGCGCATCCGCCGTATGCTGACCAACCTGACCCACGACATCAAGACCCCGTTGACCGTGGCCCGGGGCTACGTGCAGCTGCTTGGCGAGCGCAGCGTGGGCGCATCCGCCGGCGCAGGTGGGAACGCAGGCCCGGGCCCTGGCATGGCGGCTGTCGCGGATGTCTGCCATAAGGCATCGTCGAGCCTGGATTCGGTGGACTATTACCTGCATTATTTGATGGACTTCAACCTGATCCAGGAGAAGAGCGAGGGTCTGAGCCTGAGCCGGGTGGATTTGTCCTCGCTGGTGCAGGAGGACCTGTTCGCCGCCTTCGACCACCTGACCGGGCGGGGGGTCGTGGTGGAGCCCGACATCGAACCTGGGCTCAGGCTCACCAGCGACGAGACCCTTCTCCACCGCATCATGCAGAACCTGATCGGCAACTGGCTCAAGTACGCGGTCAGGACCGCCAGTGTGAGCCTGCGCCGGCAGGGGGACGGGTGCATCCTGCTGCGCATGACGAACGAGAGCGAGCAGCCCTATGTCGGCGCCAACCAGCTGCTGAAGCGGTTCGGGACCGCGGAAGCTGGGCGCTTGCGCGAGGACAGTTCCGGCCTGGGTCTGAGCATCGTGCGGGACCTGGCGGCCACCGTGGGCGGTAGGATGGAGGTCGAGACCCAGCCTGGCGTCTTCAGCGTATCCATCCGCCTGCCTGACCAGCTGCATCCAAGCGTGACCGCGTCCGAGGCCAGCGATTAG
- a CDS encoding response regulator transcription factor — protein sequence MTRILVVEDHRDIQNLLADVLGADYELSQALSGPEAIAKFSENEPDLVLLDLMLPGVTGESVLGWIRKVSAVPVIVLTAVQDKSRTVALLHKGANDYLTKPFDIDELRARVEVQLRGRSDPGQREGRCLSFEDLTLDLDAHQVNLGDSPVPLPKKEFALLALMIKRPHQVFDKASLYEAVWERSYINAENTLNVHLSNLRTKLNEAAGRPRFVVSVWGIGVRLV from the coding sequence ATGACGAGGATTCTGGTCGTGGAGGATCACCGGGACATCCAAAATCTTCTGGCGGACGTGCTGGGCGCCGACTATGAGCTCTCCCAAGCCCTGAGCGGGCCGGAGGCCATAGCCAAGTTCAGCGAGAACGAGCCGGACCTGGTGCTCCTGGACCTGATGCTGCCCGGTGTGACCGGCGAAAGCGTCCTGGGCTGGATTCGTAAGGTGTCCGCGGTGCCGGTCATCGTCCTGACCGCCGTGCAAGACAAGAGCCGGACCGTGGCCCTGCTCCATAAGGGCGCCAACGATTACCTGACCAAGCCTTTCGACATCGACGAGCTGCGGGCGCGGGTCGAGGTCCAGCTGCGCGGCAGGTCCGATCCGGGGCAGCGGGAGGGGCGGTGCCTGTCGTTCGAGGACCTCACCCTGGACTTGGACGCCCACCAGGTCAACCTGGGGGATTCGCCCGTGCCCCTGCCGAAGAAGGAGTTCGCCCTGCTGGCCTTGATGATTAAGCGGCCCCACCAGGTCTTCGACAAGGCCAGCCTGTACGAGGCTGTTTGGGAGCGGTCGTATATCAATGCGGAGAACACGCTCAACGTGCACCTAAGCAACCTGCGCACCAAGCTGAACGAGGCCGCGGGCCGCCCGAGGTTCGTCGTCTCGGTTTGGGGGATAGGGGTGCGCCTTGTCTGA
- a CDS encoding ABC transporter ATP-binding protein, protein MTQTALDIHDVGKKFGRFTALDHVSLSVRRGDVYGLIGENGAGKTTLMRLICGLSPMQSGSISLFGESGGASRRALSRIGAVIESPAAFSSLTVDENLKVAAIQHGLPGSADINEAIEFVGLGEKRRTKAKHLSLGQRQRLGLAMAILHHPDFLILDEPINGLDPSGIMEFRRLLQRLNEERQTTILISSHILSELYQVSTRFGIIHKGRMVKEISRSELDEANQAGLLVSVDKAPLAARILDTAGIGPFEVSDDHHLFIRSDGADPGRINLMLVQGGVMVEGFSRREGSLEQYYLNLLAKQRQADKEGAQ, encoded by the coding sequence ATGACGCAGACAGCGCTCGACATCCACGACGTGGGCAAGAAGTTCGGTCGGTTCACGGCCCTGGACCACGTCAGCCTGAGCGTCCGCAGGGGCGACGTTTACGGGCTCATCGGCGAGAACGGCGCAGGCAAGACCACGCTGATGCGGCTGATTTGCGGCCTGAGCCCCATGCAATCCGGCTCAATCAGCCTTTTCGGGGAGAGCGGCGGGGCCAGCCGACGCGCCCTGAGCCGGATTGGCGCCGTCATCGAAAGCCCGGCCGCATTCAGCTCCCTGACCGTGGACGAAAACCTCAAAGTCGCCGCCATCCAGCACGGCCTGCCCGGCTCGGCGGACATCAACGAGGCCATTGAATTCGTAGGGTTGGGCGAAAAACGGAGAACCAAAGCCAAGCACCTCTCCCTAGGTCAGCGTCAGCGGCTGGGTTTGGCCATGGCCATCCTCCACCACCCTGATTTCCTGATTCTTGACGAGCCCATCAACGGGCTGGACCCCTCGGGCATCATGGAATTTCGCCGGCTCTTGCAGCGGCTGAACGAAGAGCGGCAGACCACCATCCTTATTTCCAGCCACATCCTCAGCGAGCTCTACCAGGTCTCCACCCGCTTCGGCATCATCCACAAGGGCCGTATGGTCAAGGAAATCAGCCGCTCTGAACTGGACGAAGCCAACCAGGCCGGTCTCCTCGTCAGCGTGGACAAGGCGCCCCTGGCGGCGCGGATTCTAGACACGGCAGGCATCGGCCCCTTCGAAGTGAGCGACGACCACCACCTGTTCATCCGCTCGGACGGGGCCGACCCGGGCCGCATCAACCTCATGCTGGTGCAGGGGGGCGTCATGGTCGAAGGATTCAGCCGGCGGGAGGGGTCTTTGGAGCAGTATTACCTGAACCTCCTGGCCAAGCAGCGGCAGGCGGACAAGGAAGGAGCGCAATGA
- a CDS encoding ABC transporter permease, which yields MMINQMRADFYRQTRTIGCYALLALTIGLSLLLTLTQQVGGMMVSDESSAQQMEQITHSHWSALTSVKALTMSTSVLLYAYIALFVIVIGYEFSQKTYKNTLISGISRLQFIGAKYTVMLVDMLCLTLVYYLTGLVASLAAGRGLGEGAGRLAGDMAVVTVAVVFFISVIFSLGIILLVATGSTIIPAIVIVAWPLAVAMLTEFAHWTWLKYVDFVTVATNVALSTIKIGDLWPYIGVSVGVLAFTIMGSALIIRDKEL from the coding sequence ATGATGATCAACCAGATGAGAGCGGACTTTTACCGGCAGACGCGCACAATCGGCTGCTACGCGCTGTTGGCCCTGACCATTGGGCTCAGCCTCCTGCTGACCCTGACCCAGCAGGTGGGCGGCATGATGGTCTCGGATGAATCCAGCGCCCAGCAGATGGAGCAGATCACCCATTCCCACTGGTCGGCGCTGACCAGCGTCAAAGCGCTGACCATGTCCACCTCTGTCCTGCTCTACGCCTACATCGCCCTCTTCGTGATCGTCATCGGCTACGAGTTCTCCCAGAAGACCTACAAGAACACCTTGATCTCCGGCATCTCCCGCCTGCAGTTCATCGGGGCCAAGTACACGGTCATGCTCGTCGACATGCTCTGCCTGACCCTGGTCTACTACTTGACCGGTCTGGTCGCCAGCCTGGCGGCCGGTCGCGGCCTGGGCGAGGGCGCTGGGAGACTGGCCGGCGACATGGCGGTCGTGACCGTTGCCGTCGTCTTCTTCATCTCGGTTATCTTCAGCCTGGGGATCATCCTCCTGGTGGCAACAGGCTCGACGATCATCCCGGCCATCGTGATCGTCGCCTGGCCGCTGGCCGTCGCCATGCTGACGGAATTCGCCCACTGGACCTGGCTCAAGTATGTTGATTTCGTCACGGTCGCCACGAACGTGGCTTTGTCCACCATTAAGATAGGGGATTTGTGGCCCTACATCGGTGTGTCGGTGGGAGTGCTTGCCTTCACGATCATGGGCTCGGCCTTGATTATCCGCGATAAGGAGCTGTGA
- a CDS encoding HAD family hydrolase yields MSEQQREQAPLPKAVFWDMDGTLIDSEPYWHASEQELAREHGGDWSEEDGWRCSGKPVVQVAEAMRERGVDLPVPRIQALIEEGVARRERERMPWIDGAVDVLKALAAAGVPSVLVTSSPRRIAEAVVAQAPAGAFVGFTCGDDGLPMKPDPAPYLHAAEVVGIDPGRMAECVALEDSITGLNSAAASGATTLAFTGASPGGAPDGPQFASFDSYAGITPQVLGEYAARRQAE; encoded by the coding sequence ATGAGCGAACAGCAGCGAGAGCAGGCCCCCTTACCCAAAGCCGTCTTTTGGGACATGGACGGCACTTTGATTGATTCGGAGCCGTACTGGCACGCCAGCGAGCAGGAGCTGGCCCGGGAGCACGGCGGTGACTGGAGCGAGGAGGACGGCTGGCGGTGCTCGGGCAAGCCCGTCGTCCAGGTGGCGGAGGCCATGCGCGAGCGGGGTGTGGATTTACCGGTCCCGCGCATTCAGGCCCTTATCGAAGAAGGCGTCGCCCGGCGCGAGCGCGAGCGGATGCCTTGGATAGACGGGGCGGTTGATGTGTTGAAGGCCCTGGCCGCGGCTGGCGTGCCCTCGGTCCTGGTCACCTCCTCGCCCCGACGCATAGCCGAAGCGGTCGTCGCGCAGGCGCCGGCTGGCGCTTTCGTTGGCTTCACCTGCGGGGATGACGGTCTGCCCATGAAGCCCGACCCAGCCCCCTACCTGCACGCCGCCGAGGTGGTGGGCATTGACCCGGGGCGGATGGCGGAGTGCGTGGCCTTGGAAGACTCCATCACCGGGCTGAATTCGGCCGCTGCGTCCGGTGCGACCACCCTGGCCTTCACTGGCGCCAGCCCTGGAGGCGCGCCCGATGGTCCCCAGTTCGCTTCCTTCGACTCGTACGCCGGGATTACGCCGCAGGTCTTGGGGGAGTATGCGGCTCGGAGGCAGGCCGAGTAA